From the Halalkalicoccus sp. CGA53 genome, one window contains:
- a CDS encoding NAD(P)/FAD-dependent oxidoreductase yields the protein METIVVGGGIVGSSVAYHLASAGVETTLIDRRDEGRATDAGAGIVSPPTSSREGAWFDFAVEAFDAYFDLVEAVEREQDGPTGVERCGILQVAVDEEETAAFDELRSVIERRERETGHPRSAALSRLSSEEAGERFPPLAEVRRALLYDDAARVDGRVFEGALRRAGVGHGLSVVEGSAERLLANEGRVGGVETAEGEYEADAVVIAGGAWSTGFADQLGFEVPVEPQRGQIVHVETGREDVGSWPIVSPFRGHYVVPWPDGRVAFGATRERGSGFDPRTTARGVHEVLSEGLRVAPGLGDASLSEVRVGLRPTTPDGLPLLGRVPTVEGVYLATGHGPTGLQLGPHSGALVADLVVEGGESLGRPAVDPTRFDSRYHQNGTLFGGTST from the coding sequence ATGGAGACCATCGTCGTCGGTGGCGGGATCGTCGGCTCGTCGGTCGCCTACCACCTCGCGAGCGCGGGCGTGGAGACGACGCTGATCGACCGCCGCGACGAGGGCCGGGCGACGGACGCAGGTGCCGGAATCGTCTCGCCCCCGACGAGTTCGAGAGAGGGAGCCTGGTTCGACTTCGCGGTCGAGGCGTTCGACGCCTACTTCGATCTCGTCGAGGCCGTCGAACGCGAACAGGACGGCCCAACCGGGGTCGAGCGCTGTGGCATCCTCCAGGTCGCGGTCGACGAGGAGGAGACGGCGGCGTTCGACGAACTCCGTAGCGTCATCGAGCGACGAGAGCGGGAGACCGGCCACCCCCGGTCGGCGGCGCTCTCCCGGCTCTCCTCCGAGGAGGCAGGCGAACGGTTCCCGCCGCTCGCCGAGGTCCGACGCGCGCTCCTCTACGACGACGCCGCCCGCGTCGACGGTCGCGTCTTCGAGGGTGCGCTCAGGCGGGCTGGCGTGGGTCACGGGCTCTCGGTCGTCGAGGGGAGCGCGGAGCGCCTGCTCGCCAACGAGGGCCGGGTAGGGGGTGTCGAGACGGCGGAAGGAGAGTACGAGGCCGACGCGGTAGTGATCGCCGGCGGCGCCTGGTCCACGGGGTTCGCCGACCAGCTGGGGTTCGAGGTCCCGGTGGAACCGCAGCGGGGTCAGATCGTCCACGTCGAGACCGGGCGCGAGGACGTGGGGTCGTGGCCTATCGTGAGCCCGTTCCGGGGACACTACGTCGTCCCCTGGCCCGACGGCCGCGTCGCGTTCGGCGCGACGCGCGAGCGGGGCTCCGGGTTCGACCCGAGGACGACCGCCCGTGGCGTCCACGAGGTCCTCTCGGAGGGGCTCCGGGTCGCACCGGGACTCGGCGACGCGTCGCTCTCCGAGGTTCGCGTCGGACTCAGGCCGACGACCCCCGACGGACTCCCGCTCCTCGGGCGGGTCCCGACGGTCGAGGGGGTCTACCTCGCGACCGGTCACGGACCGACGGGGCTCCAGCTCGGCCCCCACTCGGGCGCCCTCGTCGCTGACCTCGTCGTAGAGGGTGGCGAATCGCTCGGGAGACCTGCCGTCGATCCGACCAGATTCGACTCACGGTACCATCAGAACGGAACTCTGTTCGGAGGAACGTCGACGTAG
- the udk gene encoding uridine kinase, translating into MTIPSLVIGIAGGTGAGKTTVSREITGGIAEGVTHIPLDNYYAEDPTLSFDERRTANYDHPSAFEWELVVEHLELLLSGRSIEMPQYDFEAHARTDERVTVEPTDVVVVEGLFALYDERLTEMQDLRIYVETDADVRILRRIRRDVLDRGRELEGVIEQYLSTVKPMHEQFVEPTKRRADLILPEGANSVAISLLQGMVDAEFEEESRRWERTMARENDPTVALEYDVD; encoded by the coding sequence ATGACCATCCCGTCGCTCGTCATCGGTATCGCCGGGGGGACCGGCGCCGGGAAGACGACCGTCAGCAGGGAGATCACCGGGGGGATCGCCGAGGGCGTCACACACATCCCCCTCGACAACTACTACGCGGAGGATCCGACGCTCTCGTTCGACGAGCGCCGAACGGCGAACTACGACCACCCCTCGGCGTTCGAGTGGGAGCTCGTCGTCGAACACCTCGAACTGCTCCTCTCGGGCCGGTCGATCGAGATGCCACAGTACGACTTCGAGGCCCACGCCCGGACCGACGAACGGGTCACGGTCGAGCCGACGGACGTAGTCGTCGTCGAGGGGCTGTTCGCGCTCTACGACGAGCGGCTCACCGAGATGCAGGACCTCCGGATCTACGTCGAGACCGACGCCGACGTCAGGATCCTCCGGCGGATCCGCCGCGACGTCCTCGACCGTGGTCGCGAACTCGAGGGCGTGATCGAACAGTACCTCTCGACGGTGAAGCCGATGCACGAGCAGTTCGTCGAGCCCACGAAGCGACGGGCGGATCTCATCCTCCCGGAGGGCGCCAACAGCGTCGCGATCTCGCTCTTACAGGGGATGGTCGACGCGGAGTTCGAGGAGGAGAGTCGACGCTGGGAGCGGACGATGGCGAGAGAGAACGATCCGACGGTCGCGCTCGAGTACGACGTCGACTGA
- a CDS encoding glutamate--tRNA ligase encodes MENDLRDRIEREAERHALYNAVKHEGEAEVGAIMGPLMGENPEFRPHGGEIPGIVGPVVARVNERTPGERRDRLEELSPELVAELEAEAAADDEERTLSDLPNVEAYDQVRMRLAPNPNGPWHLGHARMPAVIGTYKERYDGWMLCRFDDTDPETKRPDLDAYDAILDAIEYLGFEADEVLRASDRLETYYDHARELIEAGGAYTCDLPAAEFSELKNAGEPSPNRENAPERTMEEFEAMVRGEYDAGEMVLRVKTDIEHRNPALRDWVAFRMVDTPHPREEAAGYRCWPLLDFQSAIDDQLTGITHIVRGIDLQDSAKRQRFLYDYFDWEYPEVMHWGKVQVDAYDVKMSTSRIAELIEAGTLDGWDDPRAPTIASVRRRGIRGEALTEAMTELGTSTSDVDLAMSTLYAKNRELVDEGADRYFLVRDGVERTVIGGPETATPPRHPNHEERGVREIPVGPAVLVEGEDLPGHGERVWLKGLGCVRHIRDAFEFTGEGIEVVRDGDVDVVHWVPVDGSVSVTLRTPEGDDEGRAEPGFVSTEEGEVVQFERVGYARVDSHEVERSVAYFAHP; translated from the coding sequence ATGGAGAACGATCTTCGGGACCGGATCGAGCGCGAAGCGGAGCGTCACGCGCTCTACAACGCGGTGAAACACGAGGGCGAGGCGGAGGTCGGCGCGATCATGGGACCGCTGATGGGCGAGAACCCGGAGTTCCGCCCCCACGGAGGCGAGATACCGGGGATCGTCGGGCCGGTCGTGGCGCGGGTGAACGAACGCACGCCCGGGGAGCGCCGCGATCGCCTCGAAGAGCTCTCACCGGAGCTGGTCGCCGAACTCGAGGCCGAGGCGGCAGCCGACGACGAGGAGCGAACGCTCTCGGACCTGCCGAACGTCGAGGCGTACGACCAGGTCCGGATGCGCCTCGCGCCGAACCCGAACGGCCCATGGCACCTCGGTCACGCCCGGATGCCGGCGGTGATCGGCACGTACAAGGAGCGTTACGACGGCTGGATGCTCTGTCGGTTCGACGACACGGATCCCGAAACCAAGCGGCCGGATCTCGACGCCTACGACGCGATCCTCGACGCCATCGAGTACCTCGGCTTCGAGGCCGACGAGGTGCTCCGGGCGAGCGACCGGCTCGAGACGTACTACGATCACGCGAGGGAACTGATCGAGGCCGGCGGGGCGTACACCTGTGACCTGCCCGCCGCGGAGTTCTCGGAGCTGAAGAACGCCGGCGAACCGTCGCCGAACAGGGAGAACGCGCCCGAGAGGACCATGGAGGAGTTCGAGGCGATGGTCCGTGGCGAGTACGACGCCGGGGAGATGGTCCTCCGCGTGAAGACCGACATCGAGCACAGGAACCCGGCGCTCCGGGACTGGGTCGCCTTCCGAATGGTGGATACGCCACATCCCCGGGAGGAGGCCGCCGGGTACCGCTGCTGGCCGCTGCTCGACTTCCAGAGCGCGATCGACGACCAGCTCACCGGGATCACCCACATCGTCCGTGGGATCGACCTGCAGGACTCGGCGAAACGCCAGCGATTTCTCTACGACTACTTCGACTGGGAGTACCCCGAGGTGATGCACTGGGGGAAGGTGCAGGTCGACGCGTACGACGTGAAGATGAGCACCTCCCGGATCGCCGAGCTAATCGAGGCAGGGACACTCGATGGGTGGGACGACCCGCGCGCGCCGACGATCGCGAGCGTGCGCCGCCGGGGGATCCGAGGCGAGGCGCTCACAGAGGCGATGACTGAGCTAGGGACCTCGACGAGCGACGTCGACCTCGCGATGTCGACGCTCTACGCGAAGAACCGCGAACTGGTCGACGAGGGGGCCGATCGCTACTTCCTCGTCCGCGACGGCGTCGAGCGGACGGTGATCGGCGGTCCGGAGACGGCGACCCCACCCAGACATCCGAACCACGAGGAAAGAGGCGTGCGCGAGATCCCGGTCGGTCCCGCAGTACTCGTCGAGGGTGAGGACCTCCCCGGACACGGCGAACGGGTCTGGCTGAAGGGACTGGGCTGTGTACGGCACATCCGCGACGCCTTCGAGTTCACCGGGGAGGGAATCGAGGTAGTCAGGGACGGCGACGTCGACGTGGTCCACTGGGTTCCGGTCGATGGGAGCGTGTCGGTGACGCTCCGGACGCCCGAGGGCGACGACGAGGGACGGGCGGAGCCGGGGTTCGTGAGTACGGAGGAGGGGGAGGTCGTCCAGTTCGAGCGCGTCGGCTACGCTCGTGTCGACTCACACGAGGTGGAGCGATCGGTCGCGTACTTCGCGCACCCGTAG
- a CDS encoding M99 family carboxypeptidase catalytic domain-containing protein — translation MSEGIRGRRAVLSALGTGLLALAGCVSEPSEGADPDTPTPTDRETDTPTPTESVPEAGREVTTMMDGTEYETAVYHLRSGVEGPTAVVLGGVHGNEVGGIEAAHVATGYEVGSGTVVVVPETNRPAVEAKTRYGPDGDLNRQFPVGEEPETEIAEAVWELLLAHEPDLLIDMHTSRGVYGLHEETVGQVLFPSPVEGATEDAYAAAESVNGTYLDDLLGDELHPAYAFEPVYSEDAGYEPEFDGILVLTAGFDLSLKGWVTEVTYRGFDVDEQAFLHDRLTTALLRENGIEVESPFDATPNPLLG, via the coding sequence GTGAGTGAAGGGATCCGGGGAAGACGCGCCGTCCTCTCCGCACTGGGAACGGGGCTCCTCGCGCTCGCGGGCTGTGTGAGCGAGCCCTCCGAGGGCGCCGACCCCGACACGCCCACGCCGACCGACCGGGAGACCGACACCCCCACGCCGACCGAGTCGGTGCCGGAGGCCGGACGCGAGGTCACCACGATGATGGACGGAACGGAGTACGAGACCGCGGTCTACCACCTCCGGAGCGGGGTCGAGGGACCGACGGCCGTCGTCCTCGGCGGGGTCCACGGCAACGAGGTGGGCGGGATCGAGGCCGCACACGTCGCGACCGGGTACGAGGTCGGCTCGGGAACGGTCGTCGTCGTCCCGGAGACGAACCGGCCGGCGGTCGAGGCGAAGACACGCTACGGCCCGGACGGCGACCTCAATCGGCAGTTTCCGGTCGGCGAGGAGCCCGAGACCGAGATCGCCGAAGCGGTCTGGGAGCTCCTCCTCGCCCACGAGCCGGATCTCCTGATCGACATGCACACCTCGCGCGGGGTCTACGGCCTCCACGAGGAGACGGTCGGACAGGTGCTCTTTCCCTCCCCCGTCGAGGGAGCGACCGAGGACGCGTACGCCGCCGCCGAGTCCGTGAACGGAACGTATCTCGACGACCTGCTGGGCGACGAACTCCACCCCGCCTACGCGTTCGAACCGGTCTACTCCGAGGACGCCGGCTACGAACCGGAGTTCGACGGTATCCTCGTACTGACAGCAGGGTTCGACCTGTCGCTGAAGGGCTGGGTGACGGAGGTCACGTACCGTGGCTTCGACGTCGACGAGCAGGCGTTCCTCCACGACCGGCTCACGACCGCGCTGCTGCGCGAGAACGGGATCGAGGTCGAGAGCCCGTTCGACGCGACGCCGAACCCGTTGCTCGGCTGA
- a CDS encoding HTH domain-containing protein codes for MAANEVPPELVTLVEKMQTEYRDSEYDIAVALAEAHGPLTVEELADETGYTERTIKKRVGTLEEALRGDPLIDVDDDGGAELHPRLAEALREASA; via the coding sequence ATGGCCGCGAACGAGGTGCCGCCGGAGCTGGTGACGCTCGTTGAGAAGATGCAGACGGAGTACCGTGACTCCGAGTACGACATCGCCGTCGCGCTCGCCGAGGCTCACGGACCGCTCACCGTCGAAGAGCTCGCCGACGAGACCGGCTACACGGAGCGGACGATCAAAAAGCGCGTCGGGACCCTGGAGGAGGCGCTCCGTGGCGACCCGCTGATCGACGTCGACGACGACGGCGGAGCCGAGCTCCACCCCAGGCTCGCGGAGGCGCTCCGCGAGGCGAGCGCGTAG
- a CDS encoding GTP cyclohydrolase III, with protein MTNTQVTLIQIDNYGPWTVTPEPRREVDLQTLQSRLYADLCQQIGNRDGYVFFTRFDNMIAVTNGIDVEGHARIQESIGNRYPVTLSLSTATGTTPAGALRDATSQLQEAGSAQEAARREILRGRTIDPEFATDEDVQIAHFDVVDATGEYTDQVDAFSAFIDIERGYAELTRHLYAEYDSLSFFVGGDNFIAVCSGLEETAFRETIAHVEEAVDVSLRVGVGRGENAHGAGMSAKHALETCRGRGTPIEFAAPSRLLHDSRE; from the coding sequence GTGACGAACACGCAGGTCACCCTCATCCAGATCGATAACTACGGCCCGTGGACCGTCACCCCCGAGCCCCGTCGGGAGGTCGACCTCCAGACGCTACAGTCGCGGCTGTATGCGGACCTCTGCCAGCAGATCGGCAACCGCGACGGCTACGTCTTCTTCACTCGCTTCGACAACATGATCGCCGTCACGAACGGCATCGACGTGGAGGGTCACGCCCGCATCCAGGAGTCGATCGGGAACCGCTATCCGGTGACGCTCTCGCTCTCGACCGCGACGGGGACGACGCCGGCTGGCGCGCTCCGCGACGCGACGAGCCAGCTCCAGGAAGCGGGGAGCGCCCAGGAGGCCGCCCGCCGCGAGATCCTCAGGGGTCGGACGATCGACCCCGAGTTCGCGACCGACGAGGACGTCCAGATCGCCCACTTCGACGTCGTCGACGCGACCGGCGAGTACACCGACCAGGTCGACGCATTCTCGGCGTTCATCGACATCGAACGGGGCTACGCCGAGCTGACGAGACATCTCTACGCCGAGTACGACTCGCTCTCGTTTTTCGTCGGCGGGGACAACTTCATCGCGGTCTGTTCCGGGCTCGAGGAGACGGCGTTCCGCGAGACGATCGCCCACGTCGAGGAGGCCGTCGACGTCTCGCTCAGAGTCGGCGTCGGGAGGGGAGAGAACGCACACGGCGCGGGGATGTCGGCGAAACACGCCCTCGAGACCTGCCGCGGGCGGGGGACGCCGATCGAGTTCGCCGCTCCATCTCGTCTCCTACACGACAGCCGGGAATAA
- a CDS encoding metallophosphoesterase — protein sequence MKVGVISDTHDNVAATERAVSRFRENGVETVIHCGDVIAPPMIPLFSGFTLHGVLGNNDGEVAGLKAAFDDLGGESELHGRFADLEFDGVRLAVLHGESLDDVEGYAESGEYDYVCYGHHHEREERSVGETTVINPGAHFPLVEANHRTVALLDTETGEVEFLAVA from the coding sequence ATGAAGGTCGGCGTCATCTCCGACACCCACGACAACGTCGCGGCGACCGAACGCGCCGTCTCGCGCTTTCGCGAGAACGGCGTCGAGACGGTGATCCACTGTGGGGACGTCATCGCACCACCGATGATCCCGCTGTTCTCCGGGTTCACGCTCCACGGCGTGCTCGGGAACAACGACGGCGAGGTCGCTGGCCTGAAAGCGGCGTTCGACGACCTCGGCGGAGAGAGCGAACTCCACGGCCGCTTCGCCGACCTCGAGTTCGACGGGGTTCGTCTCGCGGTTCTCCACGGCGAGTCGCTCGACGACGTGGAAGGTTACGCGGAGTCGGGCGAGTACGACTACGTCTGCTACGGTCACCACCACGAGCGCGAGGAGCGATCCGTGGGCGAGACGACGGTGATCAACCCCGGCGCACACTTTCCGCTGGTCGAAGCGAACCATCGAACGGTAGCCCTCCTCGACACGGAGACCGGTGAGGTCGAGTTCCTCGCGGTGGCCTAG
- a CDS encoding GNAT family N-acetyltransferase, whose translation MSIRPATVSDTDAVADLWVELAEGQRAHGSHLRSGENRDRIRESIGRHAISGGVVVASDADRIVGFVSFSMEQRLYETDADRGVVHNLFVSPENRGTGIGSRLLAAAEVGLVEEGAEAVSLETLAANEAARRFYRRHGYDPHRIEFEKRVETDNPPDR comes from the coding sequence CTGTCGATCCGTCCGGCGACGGTCTCGGACACCGACGCGGTCGCCGACCTCTGGGTCGAGCTCGCCGAGGGTCAGCGAGCACACGGCTCACACCTCCGCAGCGGCGAGAACCGCGACCGGATTCGCGAGTCGATCGGTCGCCACGCGATCTCGGGGGGCGTGGTCGTCGCCTCGGACGCCGATCGGATCGTCGGCTTCGTTAGCTTCTCGATGGAACAGCGCCTCTACGAGACGGACGCCGATCGAGGAGTGGTCCACAACCTCTTCGTCAGCCCCGAGAACCGGGGCACCGGGATCGGTTCCCGGCTACTCGCAGCGGCCGAGGTCGGCCTCGTAGAGGAGGGCGCGGAGGCCGTTTCGCTCGAGACGCTCGCGGCGAACGAGGCGGCGCGACGCTTCTATCGGAGACACGGCTACGACCCCCACCGGATCGAGTTCGAGAAACGAGTCGAAACCGATAACCCCCCCGACCGTTAG
- a CDS encoding ABC transporter substrate-binding protein, translating to MRVVTLLPSATEIVCALGLDPVGVSHECDHPDRVRDLPAVNRSHVDPGAESATIDEQVVSAKREHGGVYEIDLETLSVLDPDLIVTQGICDVCAVDSVLVERAVERLGLDCRVLTTDPHSVGDVLADVERIGDALDRPDRAGGLVAGLRSRIERVRGRTRDVEERPRAVVLDWLSPPMVAGHWIPEMVEWAGGEYGMAEPGARSTVREWTAVPEYDPEVLIAAPCGFGLERTVRETSELTDRPDFGDLAAAGAGAVYAVDGNHYVNRPGPRLVDTLELFAAILHPDRFEVCDGSAAERIGATPLV from the coding sequence ATGCGCGTCGTCACCCTCTTACCGTCGGCGACGGAAATCGTCTGTGCGCTCGGACTCGATCCCGTCGGCGTCTCCCACGAGTGCGACCACCCAGACCGGGTGCGTGACCTCCCGGCGGTCAACCGCTCCCACGTCGATCCAGGTGCAGAAAGCGCGACGATCGACGAACAGGTCGTCAGCGCCAAGCGCGAGCACGGGGGCGTCTACGAGATCGACCTGGAGACGCTCTCGGTGCTCGACCCCGACCTGATCGTCACGCAGGGTATCTGTGACGTCTGTGCGGTCGACTCGGTGCTCGTCGAGCGGGCGGTCGAGCGACTCGGCCTCGACTGTCGGGTGCTCACGACCGACCCCCACAGCGTCGGGGACGTTCTGGCGGACGTCGAACGGATCGGCGACGCCCTCGACCGGCCCGACCGGGCAGGGGGCCTCGTCGCGGGGCTTCGGTCACGGATCGAGCGGGTCAGGGGACGAACGAGGGACGTCGAGGAGCGACCCAGAGCGGTCGTGCTGGACTGGCTCTCGCCGCCGATGGTCGCCGGCCACTGGATACCGGAGATGGTCGAGTGGGCCGGCGGCGAGTACGGGATGGCCGAACCGGGCGCGCGCTCGACCGTCCGGGAGTGGACCGCTGTCCCCGAGTACGACCCGGAGGTACTGATCGCCGCACCCTGTGGGTTCGGCCTCGAGCGGACGGTCCGGGAGACGTCCGAACTCACCGACCGGCCCGACTTCGGCGACCTCGCCGCGGCGGGAGCCGGCGCGGTCTACGCGGTGGACGGCAACCACTACGTCAACCGGCCCGGTCCACGGCTTGTCGACACGCTAGAGCTCTTCGCGGCGATCCTCCACCCCGATCGGTTCGAGGTCTGCGACGGGTCGGCCGCCGAACGGATCGGAGCTACGCCGCTCGTCTAG
- the tmcA gene encoding tRNA(Met) cytidine acetyltransferase TmcA: MDPGSVAAALLAEARTLNERRLLVLSGDRDRCESALREVVSAVEVPRSKTTLVSDRSILACERVDPVRTAELLGRTRTVVVYDAHDVCIPNALGRVTGAVDGGGLLVLLTPSLDAWPDRRDGFDEGLAVPPFEAEEVGSRFRTRLVETLRAHRGVATVDVDAARVESDGLTGAHPRATCEVVRPPESRRFPEAAYGACLTADQAAAVEAFEDLIEGGRALVVESDRGRGKSSAAGIAAGALAAEGETVVVTAPAPRNADEVFARARALLSELGALSAGAERDLESDEGGSVRFVAATEAVAAEPDVLIVDEAAALPVSLLTGYLSVPRVAFATTIHGYEGAGRGFSVRFRGRLDEAAHELREVRLDTPIRYAPGDPVEVWSFHALALDARPAVEGVVSGAGPENVRYERLDPERLMGDERLLSEAFGLLVSAHYRTEPDDLARLLDAPNLSVRALTWEGHVVSVALLAREGGLDADRRERLSGGERIRGNMIPDLLTSQLRDPDAGAPVGVRIVRVATHHAVRSRGLGSHLLGRIEAEVGPDVDWLGTGFGATPALLSFWHGNGYRSVHLSTTRNDASGEHSVVLLRPTDEAGRALSEYHGTWFADRIEGMLTDALREVDPDVVRVVLRATEAETTPSLCDRDRRLVESAAAGFATLEVDPSPFRRLALTHLLDPTDGAITAREERVLVSRVLQAHSWEEVADREGYVSARMCMRAFGETIGRLLDRHDATATAPGGEASR, translated from the coding sequence ATGGACCCCGGGTCGGTCGCCGCCGCGTTGCTCGCGGAGGCCCGCACACTGAACGAGCGTCGGCTGCTCGTCCTCTCGGGCGACCGCGACCGGTGTGAGTCGGCGCTCAGGGAGGTCGTCTCCGCGGTCGAGGTACCGAGATCGAAGACGACGCTCGTGAGCGATCGATCGATCCTCGCCTGCGAGCGGGTCGACCCGGTACGAACCGCGGAGCTACTCGGACGGACGCGAACGGTGGTCGTCTACGACGCCCACGACGTCTGTATCCCGAACGCGCTCGGTCGGGTGACGGGAGCGGTCGACGGCGGCGGGCTGCTCGTTCTGCTCACGCCGTCGCTCGACGCGTGGCCCGACCGGCGCGACGGCTTCGACGAGGGGCTCGCGGTCCCTCCGTTCGAGGCGGAGGAGGTGGGATCGCGGTTTCGCACCAGGCTGGTCGAGACCCTCCGTGCACACCGTGGCGTCGCGACCGTGGACGTGGATGCTGCTCGCGTCGAGTCCGACGGCCTCACAGGCGCACATCCGCGAGCCACCTGCGAGGTCGTCCGTCCTCCCGAGAGCCGTCGGTTCCCGGAGGCCGCCTACGGAGCCTGCCTGACCGCCGATCAGGCGGCGGCGGTGGAGGCGTTCGAGGATCTCATCGAGGGCGGTCGGGCGCTCGTGGTCGAGTCCGACAGGGGGCGAGGCAAGTCGAGCGCGGCGGGGATCGCGGCGGGTGCGCTCGCCGCCGAGGGCGAGACGGTGGTCGTCACCGCTCCCGCACCCAGGAACGCCGACGAGGTGTTCGCACGCGCCCGTGCGCTCCTCTCGGAACTCGGCGCGCTCTCGGCGGGGGCCGAGCGCGACCTGGAGAGCGACGAGGGCGGCTCCGTTCGGTTCGTCGCCGCGACCGAGGCCGTGGCCGCGGAGCCGGACGTGCTGATCGTCGACGAGGCCGCGGCGCTCCCGGTCTCGCTGCTTACCGGCTACCTCTCGGTCCCGAGGGTGGCGTTCGCCACGACGATCCACGGCTACGAGGGGGCCGGACGGGGGTTCTCCGTCCGGTTCCGGGGCCGCCTCGACGAGGCCGCCCACGAGCTCCGCGAGGTCAGACTGGACACGCCGATCCGCTACGCCCCGGGCGATCCAGTCGAGGTCTGGTCGTTCCACGCGCTCGCGCTCGACGCCCGGCCGGCGGTCGAGGGGGTGGTGAGCGGGGCGGGTCCCGAGAACGTCCGGTACGAGCGGCTCGATCCGGAGCGGCTGATGGGGGACGAGCGACTCCTCTCCGAGGCGTTCGGCCTGCTCGTGAGCGCGCACTACCGGACCGAACCGGACGACCTCGCCCGCCTGCTCGACGCGCCGAACCTCTCGGTCCGGGCGCTGACGTGGGAGGGTCACGTCGTGAGCGTCGCGTTGCTCGCACGCGAGGGTGGTCTGGACGCCGACCGGCGCGAGCGTCTCTCCGGTGGCGAACGGATCCGCGGGAACATGATCCCCGACCTGCTCACGAGTCAGCTCAGGGATCCGGACGCCGGGGCGCCGGTCGGCGTTCGGATCGTCAGGGTCGCGACCCATCACGCGGTCAGATCGCGAGGACTCGGTTCCCACCTCCTCGGTCGGATCGAAGCGGAGGTCGGACCGGACGTCGACTGGCTGGGGACGGGCTTCGGCGCGACGCCCGCGCTCCTCTCGTTCTGGCACGGCAACGGCTACAGGAGCGTCCACCTCTCGACGACGCGGAACGACGCCAGCGGCGAGCACTCGGTGGTGTTGCTCCGACCCACGGACGAGGCGGGACGGGCGCTCTCCGAGTACCACGGGACGTGGTTCGCCGACCGGATCGAGGGGATGCTCACCGACGCCCTCCGCGAGGTGGACCCGGACGTGGTGCGGGTGGTACTTCGGGCGACAGAGGCGGAGACGACGCCCTCGCTCTGCGACCGGGACCGCCGCCTCGTAGAGAGCGCTGCGGCGGGCTTCGCGACGCTCGAGGTCGATCCGTCCCCGTTCAGACGGCTGGCACTCACACACCTCCTCGATCCGACGGACGGGGCGATCACCGCCCGCGAGGAGCGCGTCCTCGTCTCACGAGTGCTCCAGGCCCACAGCTGGGAGGAGGTCGCCGACCGGGAGGGCTACGTCTCGGCACGGATGTGCATGCGCGCGTTCGGCGAGACGATCGGGAGGCTACTCGATCGACACGACGCGACGGCCACGGCACCGGGCGGGGAGGCGAGCCGATGA
- a CDS encoding CBS domain-containing protein — translation MVDEVTVRDVMTREFVGVSESDSVGEVIDVLLADGVSGVVVLRGREPVGMVTERDLLASLTSPSGTDTPIADAMSAGCPTVSPGDGLADAAATLSSEEMSHLLVMNGQEPVGVLTTQDVVAASASALSSLDHEHERDRERDREFDRENRGRGERSEDDTYSTQSVCEACGSLMPGLQTVNGESVCADCRGA, via the coding sequence ATGGTCGACGAAGTAACCGTCCGGGACGTCATGACCCGGGAGTTCGTCGGGGTCAGCGAGTCCGACTCCGTCGGCGAGGTCATCGACGTGCTGCTGGCCGACGGGGTCTCGGGCGTCGTCGTCCTCAGGGGGCGAGAGCCGGTGGGCATGGTCACCGAACGCGACCTGCTCGCCTCGCTCACCTCGCCCTCCGGAACCGACACGCCGATCGCCGACGCAATGAGCGCCGGCTGCCCGACCGTCTCTCCCGGTGACGGCCTCGCCGACGCTGCCGCGACGCTCTCCTCGGAGGAGATGAGCCACCTGCTGGTGATGAACGGCCAGGAGCCGGTCGGCGTCCTCACGACCCAGGACGTCGTCGCGGCCTCGGCGAGCGCGCTCTCGTCGCTCGACCACGAACACGAGCGTGATCGGGAGCGCGACCGGGAGTTCGACCGCGAGAACCGGGGGCGAGGCGAGCGGTCCGAGGACGACACCTACTCCACACAGAGCGTCTGTGAGGCCTGTGGCTCGCTCATGCCCGGGCTCCAGACGGTCAACGGCGAGAGCGTCTGTGCGGACTGTCGGGGCGCGTAG
- a CDS encoding DUF5785 family protein, which yields MDWPHDPDGEEGSEGMRKYDMAVFAKKVDEDDDFPLTFSEFEARVGDHPIRINSEKVVPAREILAHVDVEEVEDILEFHRAIGRAMREGGFWDYHPVGANPEVKRA from the coding sequence ATGGACTGGCCGCACGACCCGGACGGCGAGGAGGGAAGCGAGGGGATGCGCAAGTACGACATGGCGGTCTTCGCGAAGAAGGTCGACGAGGACGACGACTTCCCGCTCACGTTCTCGGAGTTCGAGGCCCGCGTCGGCGACCACCCGATCCGGATCAACTCGGAGAAAGTGGTCCCCGCGCGCGAGATCCTCGCTCACGTCGACGTCGAAGAGGTAGAGGACATCCTCGAGTTCCACCGCGCGATCGGTCGGGCGATGCGCGAGGGCGGTTTCTGGGACTACCACCCGGTCGGGGCGAACCCCGAGGTAAAACGCGCGTAG